From the Harpia harpyja isolate bHarHar1 chromosome 16, bHarHar1 primary haplotype, whole genome shotgun sequence genome, one window contains:
- the TPCN2 gene encoding two pore channel protein 2 isoform X2: MEAGAGAEAEPLLPPQSWRTRRGLWRAGGGARSAAEDGTGTDNDLYINQAVVFIEDAIQYRSINHRVDSKSLWLYRWYYSRTCQWILSLTITIILALAFIEKPSSLTVTSDVRYRLPAWNPPCGLTESIELLCFLVFVVDVSVKSYLIGWEEFWKNKWLVAYILTLIVSLTDWIVSLSFLCAEDVRIRRILRPFFLLQNSSMMKKTLKSINSTLPEMASVVLLLAVHLSLFTMFAMLLFARTKDGQQDKEWVGYFRNLPDSLTSLLVLLTTANNPDVMIPAYSKNRAYSIFFILFTVLGNLFLMNLLTAIIYNQFRGYLLKSVQSSLFRRRLGIRAAFEVLSSLKETPANAQQSYVSVGALLQVLQKVEMDCRCKQAITRSLKTCSCDQLSATQFQKLFEELDKDAIKQHPPSPEYQSHFMQKMQFAFGHPYFGYLGNVVALANIISICVVLVMDADKQPSERDDFFLGAINCFFILYYLLEMLLKILALGLKRYLSYPSNRFDGLLTVILLVLEIATFAVYGFPHPGWRPEFMGLLSLWDMVRLVNMLIVFRFLRIIPNMKFMALVVTTLLDLVKNLRAFAGILVVVFYAFAITGIMLFKGAVVPLGNISAVNTTYDNGTLQCGTYEQLEYWPNNFDDFAAAVVTLWDVMVVNNWQVFLEAFSRYSSPWAKIYFVVWWLISSVIWVNLFVALLLENFIHKWDRRCHREPLSDIEYQRTVELMFRDVLEEPTEEELMEKLHQHPHLQLCR, translated from the exons ATGGAGGCGGGAGCCGGCGCTGAGGCGGAGCCGTTGTTGCCTCCGCAGAGCTGGCGAACGCGACGGGGGCTCTGGCGGGCCGGTGGCGGTGCCCGCTCCGCCGCTGAGGACG GTACTGGAACTGATAATGACCTTTATATAAATCAAGCCGTAGTATTTATTGAAGATGCAATACAG TATCGATCTATAAATCACCGTGTGGACTCCAAATCCCTGTGGCTTTATCGATGGTACTATTCAAGAACTTGCCAGTG GATTTTGAGTTTAACCATCACTATAATCCTGGCTTTGGCTTTCATTGAAAAGCCTTCTTCACTTACTGTCACGTCAGATGTACGATACCGCCTTCCTGCGTGGAATCCTCCGTGTGGCCTAACAGAAAGCATtgagctgctttgctttcttgTGTTTGTGGTTGATGTATCCGTGAAG AGTTACTTAATTGGATGGGAAGAATTTTGGAAGAATAAATGGCTAGTGGCTTATATACTGACGTTAATTGTTTCCCTTACTGATTGGATTGTATCACTGAGTTTTCTCTGCGCAGAG GATGTGAGAATAAGAAGAATTCTTcgtcctttctttctccttcagaatTCTTCTAtgatgaagaaaacattaaaaagtatcAACAGCACATTGCCTGAAATGGCAAG TGTTGTTCTACTACTAGCTGTTCATCTGTCTCTCTTTACCATGTTTGCCATGCTGCTGTTCGCTCGAACAAAG GATGGCCAGCAGGATAAGGAGTGGGTGGGGTATTTCCGGAATTTGCCAGATTCGCTGACATCACTGCTAGTCCTGCTAACTACTGCAAATAATCCTGATG TGATGATTCCTGCATATTCTAAGAATCGAGCATATTCAATCTTCTTCATACTCTTCACTGTATTAG GCAACTTGTTTCTAATGAACTTGCTTACAGCAATAATATACAACCAGTTTCGAGGATACCTTCTG AAATCGGTTCAGTCCTCCCTCTTCAGGAGGCGACTGGGAATCCGGGCTGCATTTGAAGTGCTTTCTTCCCTGAAAGAGACTCCTGCTAATGCACAACA gtCATATGTCAGTGTTGGGGCCTTACTACAAGTGCTGCAGAAAGTTGAAATGGATTGTCGCTGCAAGCAAGCCATCACGAGA TCACTCAAAACGTGCTCCTGTGACCAGCTGTCAGCTACCCAGTTTCAGAAGCTCTTTGAAGAACTAGACAAAGATGCCATTAAGCAA CACCCTCCCAGTCCAGAGTACCAATCCCATTTTATGCAGAAAATGCAGTTTGCCTTTGGCCATCCCTACTTTGGCTACTTGGGGAATGTTGTAGCCCTTGCAAACATTATTTCTATCTGT GTGGTTTTGGTGATGGATGCAGATAAGCAGCCGTCTGAAAGAGATGACTTCTTCCTGGGG GCTATCAACTGCTTCTTTATCCTATACTATCTGCTGGAAATGTTGCTGAAAATTTTAGCACTGGGCTTGAAAAGATACTTGTCATACCCAAGCAATAGATTTGATGGACTTCTGACTGTAATTTTGCTG GTTTTGGAAATTGCAACTTTTGCTGTGTATGGATTTCCTCATCCTGGTTG GAGACCTGAGTTCATGGGCTTATTATCTCTGTGGGATATGGTGCGATTGGTGAACATGTTAATTGTGTTCAGGTTCCTGCGGATTATTCCTAATATGAAG TTCATGGCTTTGGTTGTTACTACATTGCTGGATCTGGTAAAAAACTTGAGAGCCTTTGCAGGAATCCTTGTG GTGGTTTTCTATGCATTTGCTATAACTGGCATAATGCTGTTTAAAGGTGCTGTTGTTCCCTTGGGAAATATCAG TGCTGTCAATACAACATATGATAATGGCACTCTGCAGTGTGGGACCTACGAACAGCTGGAATATTGGCCGAACAACTTTGATGACTTTGCT GCAGCAGTGGTGACCCTCTGGGATGTGATGGTGGTGAACAACTGGCAAGTCTTTTTGGAAGCGTTTTCAAGATATTCAAGTCC GTGGGCAAAGATCTATTTTGTAGTCTGGTGGTTGATCTCCTCTGTCATCTGGGTTAATCTCTTCGTAGCTTTACTTCTAGAG AACTTTATTCACAAGTGGGACCGTCGCTGTCATCGGGAGCCTCTCTCAGATATTGAATACCAGAGGACAGTTGAACTAATGTTCAG AGATGTTTTGGAAGAACCTACAGAGGAAGAGTTGATGGAAAAACTGCACCAGCATCCACACCTGCAGTTATGTAGGTGA
- the TPCN2 gene encoding two pore channel protein 2 isoform X1 — MEAGAGAEAEPLLPPQSWRTRRGLWRAGGGARSAAEDGTGTDNDLYINQAVVFIEDAIQYRSINHRVDSKSLWLYRWYYSRTCQWILSLTITIILALAFIEKPSSLTVTSDVRYRLPAWNPPCGLTESIELLCFLVFVVDVSVKSYLIGWEEFWKNKWLVAYILTLIVSLTDWIVSLSFLCAEDVRIRRILRPFFLLQNSSMMKKTLKSINSTLPEMASVVLLLAVHLSLFTMFAMLLFARTKLFAKFSFFCVFLSSNTGIPGHSLDGQQDKEWVGYFRNLPDSLTSLLVLLTTANNPDVMIPAYSKNRAYSIFFILFTVLGNLFLMNLLTAIIYNQFRGYLLKSVQSSLFRRRLGIRAAFEVLSSLKETPANAQQSYVSVGALLQVLQKVEMDCRCKQAITRSLKTCSCDQLSATQFQKLFEELDKDAIKQHPPSPEYQSHFMQKMQFAFGHPYFGYLGNVVALANIISICVVLVMDADKQPSERDDFFLGAINCFFILYYLLEMLLKILALGLKRYLSYPSNRFDGLLTVILLVLEIATFAVYGFPHPGWRPEFMGLLSLWDMVRLVNMLIVFRFLRIIPNMKFMALVVTTLLDLVKNLRAFAGILVVVFYAFAITGIMLFKGAVVPLGNISAVNTTYDNGTLQCGTYEQLEYWPNNFDDFAAAVVTLWDVMVVNNWQVFLEAFSRYSSPWAKIYFVVWWLISSVIWVNLFVALLLENFIHKWDRRCHREPLSDIEYQRTVELMFRDVLEEPTEEELMEKLHQHPHLQLCR; from the exons ATGGAGGCGGGAGCCGGCGCTGAGGCGGAGCCGTTGTTGCCTCCGCAGAGCTGGCGAACGCGACGGGGGCTCTGGCGGGCCGGTGGCGGTGCCCGCTCCGCCGCTGAGGACG GTACTGGAACTGATAATGACCTTTATATAAATCAAGCCGTAGTATTTATTGAAGATGCAATACAG TATCGATCTATAAATCACCGTGTGGACTCCAAATCCCTGTGGCTTTATCGATGGTACTATTCAAGAACTTGCCAGTG GATTTTGAGTTTAACCATCACTATAATCCTGGCTTTGGCTTTCATTGAAAAGCCTTCTTCACTTACTGTCACGTCAGATGTACGATACCGCCTTCCTGCGTGGAATCCTCCGTGTGGCCTAACAGAAAGCATtgagctgctttgctttcttgTGTTTGTGGTTGATGTATCCGTGAAG AGTTACTTAATTGGATGGGAAGAATTTTGGAAGAATAAATGGCTAGTGGCTTATATACTGACGTTAATTGTTTCCCTTACTGATTGGATTGTATCACTGAGTTTTCTCTGCGCAGAG GATGTGAGAATAAGAAGAATTCTTcgtcctttctttctccttcagaatTCTTCTAtgatgaagaaaacattaaaaagtatcAACAGCACATTGCCTGAAATGGCAAG TGTTGTTCTACTACTAGCTGTTCATCTGTCTCTCTTTACCATGTTTGCCATGCTGCTGTTCGCTCGAACAAAG CTTTTTGCTAAGTTtagtttcttctgtgttttcttatcTTCCAATACTGGTATCCCTGGCCATTCCTTG GATGGCCAGCAGGATAAGGAGTGGGTGGGGTATTTCCGGAATTTGCCAGATTCGCTGACATCACTGCTAGTCCTGCTAACTACTGCAAATAATCCTGATG TGATGATTCCTGCATATTCTAAGAATCGAGCATATTCAATCTTCTTCATACTCTTCACTGTATTAG GCAACTTGTTTCTAATGAACTTGCTTACAGCAATAATATACAACCAGTTTCGAGGATACCTTCTG AAATCGGTTCAGTCCTCCCTCTTCAGGAGGCGACTGGGAATCCGGGCTGCATTTGAAGTGCTTTCTTCCCTGAAAGAGACTCCTGCTAATGCACAACA gtCATATGTCAGTGTTGGGGCCTTACTACAAGTGCTGCAGAAAGTTGAAATGGATTGTCGCTGCAAGCAAGCCATCACGAGA TCACTCAAAACGTGCTCCTGTGACCAGCTGTCAGCTACCCAGTTTCAGAAGCTCTTTGAAGAACTAGACAAAGATGCCATTAAGCAA CACCCTCCCAGTCCAGAGTACCAATCCCATTTTATGCAGAAAATGCAGTTTGCCTTTGGCCATCCCTACTTTGGCTACTTGGGGAATGTTGTAGCCCTTGCAAACATTATTTCTATCTGT GTGGTTTTGGTGATGGATGCAGATAAGCAGCCGTCTGAAAGAGATGACTTCTTCCTGGGG GCTATCAACTGCTTCTTTATCCTATACTATCTGCTGGAAATGTTGCTGAAAATTTTAGCACTGGGCTTGAAAAGATACTTGTCATACCCAAGCAATAGATTTGATGGACTTCTGACTGTAATTTTGCTG GTTTTGGAAATTGCAACTTTTGCTGTGTATGGATTTCCTCATCCTGGTTG GAGACCTGAGTTCATGGGCTTATTATCTCTGTGGGATATGGTGCGATTGGTGAACATGTTAATTGTGTTCAGGTTCCTGCGGATTATTCCTAATATGAAG TTCATGGCTTTGGTTGTTACTACATTGCTGGATCTGGTAAAAAACTTGAGAGCCTTTGCAGGAATCCTTGTG GTGGTTTTCTATGCATTTGCTATAACTGGCATAATGCTGTTTAAAGGTGCTGTTGTTCCCTTGGGAAATATCAG TGCTGTCAATACAACATATGATAATGGCACTCTGCAGTGTGGGACCTACGAACAGCTGGAATATTGGCCGAACAACTTTGATGACTTTGCT GCAGCAGTGGTGACCCTCTGGGATGTGATGGTGGTGAACAACTGGCAAGTCTTTTTGGAAGCGTTTTCAAGATATTCAAGTCC GTGGGCAAAGATCTATTTTGTAGTCTGGTGGTTGATCTCCTCTGTCATCTGGGTTAATCTCTTCGTAGCTTTACTTCTAGAG AACTTTATTCACAAGTGGGACCGTCGCTGTCATCGGGAGCCTCTCTCAGATATTGAATACCAGAGGACAGTTGAACTAATGTTCAG AGATGTTTTGGAAGAACCTACAGAGGAAGAGTTGATGGAAAAACTGCACCAGCATCCACACCTGCAGTTATGTAGGTGA